One genomic segment of Mangifera indica cultivar Alphonso chromosome 6, CATAS_Mindica_2.1, whole genome shotgun sequence includes these proteins:
- the LOC123219127 gene encoding phospho-N-acetylmuramoyl-pentapeptide-transferase homolog: protein MQSNSSSLNLQNLHHFKSRKRFCVPRFDSAPRRRHSYIFYGLKLSGSNIRKCGCRLRQSVVQVKAFDEDFGFSSLDNWSDNEGSVGFTFSSSDSEESDGEIVLNPVSDIDLPTNSTSSDEALRVTSYRLAMMARVRKRYRIKLGLFNNLGLMTFLTLLLLFVDWWGWKIVRLPLAPLYMTRPFFISAALVACAGYLCVPLLKSIKIRQIIRKEGPSKHSWKKKTATMGGLFFVPVGVAVAKATVGYSSIEVSAASAATLAFAVIGLIDDLLSLIKNQSSGLSAWLRLILEIAVGTCFSFWLNATDISSPYGMKLLVPLPAPIGLLYLGKFYLLLTPFTFVSMGNGIDLTDGLDGLVGGTAALAFIGLSVAVLPICPALSIFGASMAGACVGFLFHNRYRASVFMGDTGSLALGGALAAMAACTGMFLPLFVSSGIFVVEVLSVIMQVLYFKTTKRLHGAGRRLFRMAPFHHHLELCGLKEPIIVAWAYVISSVSALFAGYVGLISA from the exons ATGCAATCTAATTCGTCGTCTTTGAATCTTCAGAATTTGCACCATTTCAAATCTCGCAAGAGGTTCTGTGTTCCACGATTCGATTCGGCTCCTCGGCGTCGCCATTCTTATATCTTTTACGGTTTAAAG CTAAGTGGATCAAATATTCGGAAATGTGGGTGTCGATTGCGGCAGAGTGTTGTTCAAGTTAAAGCCTTTGATGAG GATTTTGGTTTTTCTTCACTTGACAACTGGAGTGACAATGAGGGGAGTGTGGGGTTTACGTTTTCATCTAGCGACTCTGAAGAAAGTGACGGAGAAATTGTATTAAACCCAGTGAGTGATATTGATTTGCCTACCAATTCGACTTCAAGTGATGAAGCTCTGAGAGTAACTTCTTATAGGCTTGCAATGATGGCGAGAGTACGCAAAAGATACAG GATCAAACTTGGATTGTTTAACAATCTTGGGCTGATGACTTTCTTGACGTTGCTGCTTTTATTTGTGGATTGGTGGGGATGGAAGATTGTCAGACTGCCCTTGGCACCTTTGTACATGACCCGTCCCTTTTTTATATCAGCCGCTTTAGTTGCTTGTGCGGGCTATCTATGTGTCCCTTTGCTTAAAAGTATAAAGATTCGCCAGATCATCAGGAAAGAAGGGCCTTCTAAGCACtcttggaaaaagaaaactgCTACCATGGGTGGATTGTTTTTTGTTCCAGTTGGGGTAGCTGTTGCAAAAGCCACAGTAGGTTACTCTTCTATTGAAGTTTCTGCTGCATCAGCTGCAACTCTAGCATTTGCTGTAATTGGGCTAATTGATGACTTGTTAAGCCTCATCAAGAATCAGAGTAGTGGGTTATCTGCATGGTTAAGATTAATTTTGGAG ATAGCAGTTGGGACGTGCTTTTCGTTTTGGTTGAATGCCACAGATATATCATCACCTTATGGCAT GAAACTGTTGGTTCCTCTACCTGCCCCAATTGGCCTTCTGTATTTGGGAAAATTCTATCTGTTGTTGACTCCCTTTACTTTTGTTTCCATGGGAAATGGGATTGATTTGACTGATGGTCTAGATGGTTTGGTTGGAGGGACTGCTGCACTGGCCTTTATTGGATTGTCAGTTGCAGTGCTTCCAATATGTCCAG CGCTTTCTATATTTGGAGCATCAATGGCAGGAGCATGTGTTGGTTTTCTATTCCACAACCGATACAGAGCATCTGTTTTTATGGGTGATACTGGATCCTTGGCCCTTGGTGGTGCATTGGCTGCAATGGCCGCTTGTACTGGAATGTTTTTACCATTATTTGTTTCATCTGGGATCTTTGTGGTGGAAGTTTTGTCTGTTATTATGCAG GTTTTGTACTTCAAAACAACCAAGCGCTTGCATGGAGCTGGTCGTCGATTGTTTAGAATGGCACCGTTTCATCATCACCTGGAACTATGCGGACTCAAAGAGCCGATAATCGTGGCATGGGCTTATGTTATATCATCAGTGTCGGCTTTATTCGCAGGATATGTAGGTCTTATATCAGCATAA
- the LOC123218132 gene encoding 40S ribosomal protein S14-3, whose product MSKKKTREPKEENVTLGPAVRDGEHVFGVAHIFASFNDTFIHVTDLSGRETLVRITGGMKVKADRDESSPYAAMLAAQDVSSRCKELGITALHIKLRATGGNKTKTPGPGAQSALRALARSGMKIGRIEDVTPIPTDSTRRKGGRRGRRL is encoded by the exons ATG TCGAAGAAGAAGACTAGAGAGCCAAAGGAGGAGAATGTGACGCTAGGACCTGCTGTGAGGGATGGAGAGCATGTTTTTGGAGTTGCCCACATTTTTGCATCGTTCAATGATACTTTCATT CACGTCACTGATCTGTCTGGCAGGGAAACCCTTGTTCGCATCACTG GTGGTATGAAAGTGAAAGCAGACAGAGATGAGTCTTCTCCATATGCTGCTATGCTTGCAGCACAGGATGTTTCAAGTAGATGCAAG GAACTTGGAATTACTGCTCTTCATATTAAGCTCCGTGCAACCGGTGGTAACAAAACCAAGACGCCTGGACCAGGTGCCCAGTCTGCTCTTCGTGCTCTTGCTCGATCAGGAATGAAAATTGGTCGCATAG AGGATGTGACTCCAATTCCAACTGATAGCACCCGTAGAAAGGGTGGTAGAAGAGGAAGAAGGCTTTGA
- the LOC123219065 gene encoding la-related protein 6A-like, whose product MDGVNGSSTAAAMVMATVVDETVDVLLPSPPHDPDFSPVGSPESDDVPVPPSDDDPDHVPAEVQAEDPIPSAAPVLTDDLKLKIIKQVEYYFSDENLPTDKYMMSLIKKNKDGFVPISVIASFRKMKKLSRDNKSIVAALRESSLLVVSSSGKKVKRLNPLPVTEVKDSKLFTVLVENLPEDHSVENIQKIFAQAGNVRNVCINEPHAMEESKKGSRVEFMISNKLHALVEYETVEAAEKAVVTLNNEQDWRNGMRVKLLKRVAKYGQRKQGWRVDNERSNTGRASDPLGDEENNNLSENHDDTPDEEDTGHLSRDKKGQKGRNRGQHRRQIYHGSNGLGHGTLSSSYEAAKPPPGPRMPDGTRGFTMGRGRPPMSA is encoded by the exons ATGGACGGCGTTAACGGTTCCTCCACGGCTGCGGCCATGGTCATGGCCACAGTTGTCGATGAAACCGTTGATGTTTTACTACCGTCTCCTCCTCATGATCCTGATTTCTCCCCAGTTGGATCACCTGAGTCCGATGATGTTCCTGTTCCACCGTCTGATGATGATCCTGATCACGTTCCCGCTGAAGTTCAAGCGGAAGATCCCATCCCATCTGCTGCACCTGTTCTCACTGATGATCTGAAACTTAAGATTATTAAGCAG GTGGAATATTATTTTAGTGATGAAAATTTGCCAACTGACAAGTACATGATGAGTTTGATTAAGAAGAACAAAGACGGGTTTG TTCCTATATCAGTTATTGCATCTTTTAGGAAAATGAAGAAGCTTAGCCGAGACAACAAATCAATAGTGGCTGCACTCAGGGAATCATCCTTGCTT GTTGTGAGTTCAAGTGGCAAGAAAGTGAAGCGCCTTAATCCTCTTCCAGTCACTGAGGTCAAGGATTCAAAG TTATTCACTGTTTTGGTAGAAAATCTGCCTGAGGATCACTCGGTGGAAAACATCCAGAAAATATTTGCTCAAGCTGGAAA TGTAAGAAATGTTTGTATCAATGAGCCACATGCCATGGAAGAGTCAAAGAAAGGCAGCAGGGTTGAATTTATGATTAGTAACAAG TTACATGCATTGGTGGAGTATGAGACTGTGGAAGCTGCTGAGAAAGCT GTGGTAACATTAAATAATGAACAAGACTGGAGAAATGGCATGCGGGTTAAGCTTCTTAAGCGAGTG GCCAAGTATGGCCAGAGAAAGCAAGGCTGGAGGGTTGATAATGAAAGGAGTAACACTGGGCGAGCATCAGATCCCTTGGGGGATGAAGAGAACAATAACTTAAGTGAGAATCATGATGATACCCCTGATGAAGAG GACACAGGCCATTTATCCAGGGACAAAAAGGGGCAGAAAGGTAGAAATCGAGGACAACATAGGAGACAAATATATCATGGAAGCAATGGGCTGG GCCATGGAACACTTTCCTCCAGTTATGAAGCTGCGAAGCCACCTCCTGGCCCAAGAATGCCCGATGGAACCAGAGGGTTCACCATGGGACGTGGTCGACCTCCCATGTCTGCCTAA